The Triticum aestivum cultivar Chinese Spring chromosome 7B, IWGSC CS RefSeq v2.1, whole genome shotgun sequence genome window below encodes:
- the LOC123157267 gene encoding ankyrin repeat and SAM domain-containing protein 6, translating into MYADRVSGRKRSVRDRLGSGGGGGGSRPRSDSAKRFRQVDGTWRRELYKDSVGAQSSSVPASRNLQAIQKSHIKQSTVDVKKSSVPDLREKLSGGQRPQLSSTVQIPKPAADIANSAKPVQKRQIPAAAAVAARPVTEQVNAPAAPKQSHEKADASLDRLLKSLDLEKYSINFQAEEVDMKALVHMNEEDMKSLGIPMGPRKKILSALASKRKKSSRSLPPTS; encoded by the exons ATGTACGCCGACAGGGTCTCCGGACGGAAGCGCTCCGTCAGGGACCGCCTCGgctcgggaggcggcggtggaggctctCGCCCGCGGTCTGACTCAGCGAAAAG GTTTCGCCAAGTTGATGGGACTTGGAGGCGTGAGCTCTACAAGGATTCTGTAGGAGCCCAAAGTTCAT CTGTACCTGCTTCCAGAAATCTTCAAGCAATCCAAAAATCACATATTAAGCAAAGCACTGTGGATGTGAAGAAATCATCAGTTCCAGATCTTCGTGAAAAGTTATCTGGAGGCCAGCGCCCTCAACTCAGTAGTACAGTTCAGATCCCAAAACCTGCAGCTGATATTGCTAATAGTGCTAAACCTGTTCAAAAGAGACAgatccctgctgctgctgctgttgctgcccgTCCTGTCACTGAACAAGTAAATGCACCAGCTGCACCAAAGCAATCCCATGAAAAG GCTGATGCCTCACTTGACAGATTGCTGAAGTCTCTTGATCTGGAGAAGTATTCCATTAATTTCCAGGCTGAAGAG GTTGATATGAAAGCATTGGTTCACATGAATGAGGAAGATATGAAGTCATTAGGAATTCCAATG GGCCCTCGGAAGAAGATACTATCAGCACTGGCTTCGAAGAGAAAGAAGTCCTCAAGATCATTACCGCCTACTAGCTGA